One stretch of Malus domestica chromosome 14, GDT2T_hap1 DNA includes these proteins:
- the LOC103455208 gene encoding triose phosphate/phosphate translocator, non-green plastid, chloroplastic-like, which translates to MQSAAFTLTPSLRLPKPRRPSVSSAVKPRFDPIRVSASSKPSNFNDAVSASLPRRSWSLSSSSSDFKLRPWTSVPLFDSNEVTKRFEVRATAETAGESSESGSSIFKTLELGALFGLWYLFNIWFNIYNKQVLKVFPYPVTVTGIQFTVGTVVVLLMWGLNLYKKPKVSSAQLAAILPLAIVHTLGNLFTNMSLGKVAVSFTHTIKASEPFFSVILSAMFLGEIPTPWVVASLIPIVGGVGLASITEASFNWAGFWSAMASNLTNQSRNVLSKKVMVKKEANMDNITLFSIITVMSFFLLTPVAIFMEGVKFTPTVMQSAGLNVKQVYIRSLIAALCFHAYQQVSYMILQRVSPVTHSVGNCVKRVVVIVSSVLFFKTPVSAVNSFGTGLALAGVFLYSRVKRIKAKPKSA; encoded by the exons ATGCAGAGCGCTGCCTTCACTCTCACGCCCTCTCTCCGCCTTCCGAAGCCTCGGAGGCCGTCAGTGAGCTCCGCCGTGAAACCTAGATTCGATCCGATACGTGTTTCGGCCTCCTCGAAGCCGAGCAATTTCAATGATGCGGTCTCCGCTTCTTTGCCGCGCCGATCCTGGTCTCTCTCTTCGTCTTCCTCTGATTTCAAGCTCAGGCCGTGGACTTCCGTGCCGTTATTCGATTCCAATGAAGTAACGAAGCGTTTTGAGGTACGCGCCACTGCGGAAACCGCCGGCGAGAGCTCTGAGTCTGGCAGCAGCATATTCAAAACGCTTGAGCTCGGGGCGTTGTTCGGCCTCTGGTACCTCTTCAACATCTGGTTCAATATCTACAACAAACAG GTCTTGAAGGTGTTCCCATACCCAGTAACTGTCACCGGAATACAATTTACTGTTGGGACTGTAGTTGTTCTGCTTATGTGGGGTTTGAATCTGTACAAGAAGCCGAAAGTTAGCAGTGCACAG CTTGCAGCAATTCTTCCACTGGCGATTGTGCACACTTTGGGTAACCTTTTTACTAATATGAGTCTTGGGAAAGTGGCTGTCTCGTTTACCCACACGATCAAAGCTAGTGAACCCTTTTTCTCAGTTATCCTCTCTGCCATGTTCCTCGGGGAG ATACCTACTCCATGGGTGGTTGCTTCCTTGATACCAATCGTTGGTGGAGTGGGACTTGCATCAATTACTGAGGCCTCATTTAATTG GGCTGGATTTTGGAGTGCTATGGCTTCCAACTTGACAAACCAATCTCGTAACGTGCTTAGCAAAAAGGTCATGGTTAAGAAAGAG GCAAATATGGACAACATTACACTCTTCTCAATTATAACAGTCATGTCCTTTTTCTTGTTAACTCCTGTGGCTATCTTCATGGAAGGGGTGAAATTTACGCCAACTGTCATGCAATCCGCT GGTCTGaatgtaaaacaagtatatattAGGTCTCTCATTGCTGCACTCTGCTTCCATGCGTATCAGCAG GTTTCATACATGATATTGCAGAGGGTATCACCTGTTACCCATTCTGTGGGTAATTGCGTGAAGCGTGTGGTGGTTATCGTGAGCTCGGTTCTCTTCTTCAAGACACCCGTTTCAGCTGTTAACTCTTTTG GCACTGGATTGGCGCTTGCCGGAGTTTTCCTGTATTCAAGGGTGAAGCGTATTAAAGCAAAGCCGAAGAGCGCTTAA